The window GACCCCTCCGACACCAACAGCTACGACCTCTCCTTCGACCTGGGCGACTACCAGGTCACCTCCAAGATAGTCAACACCGTGGAGGGAAACTCCGGGCCGGGAGGGTACAACCTGGACAAGGGCGGTGTGGTTACCGCCAACTCCGGCGAGGTGCCCGTGGCTCACGTGCCTTATCTCTACGCCATGGAGATAGACGCCACGAACACGAAAAACCCCGCGGAGAAGGCATGCCTCTCGGTGCTGCTCAAGTACTGATGAAAAGGTTCCTGGCTCCCCTGGCGCTGCTTCTGTTGCTGGCCGTGGCATGCTCCGAGCAGGTTCCGCCGAAGAAGGGCGGGCAAGGCCCTCCGCCTTCCCCGGCGAAGGCCTTCCATGAGAGCGCGGCGGGGTCCTCCGGCGCCTACGGCCTCGCCCTGGAGCCCGCGGAGGCCTCCCGGGGCACCGTCCTCAGGCTCAGCGCAAAGGGGTTCGACCTCGGAGAGGCCAGCCTCCGGTGGCTGGTCGACGGCGCGCCGGTCTCGGCCCCCGAGGGCCCGGAGTTCGACACCGCCCTCATGGACGTCTCGCGGGGAAGCGCCGTGCAGGCGGAGGCCACGGTGGGCGAGGACACGGTCCTGTCCAATCAGGTCAGCCTCCTTAACGCCAAGCCCCGTCTCACCCATGTCAAGATTCTGCCGGAGGTCTTCACCCCCGGGGAGGACGTCCACGTCGAGGCCCAGGCGGAGGACCCCGACGGCGACATGGTGGACATCGAGTACGAGTGGACGAAAAACGGGGCCTGGGCGGGCCGCGGAGAGGCGCTGTCCCAGCCCTTGAAGCGGGGGGACGCCTTCTCCGTGCGGGTCATACCTTTCGACGGCCAGCAATACGGGGCCCCCGTCGTCCTGACGCGGAAAGTGCAGAACATGCCGCCCATGCTCAGCGAGCACAAGGACTTTCATTTCGACGGCATCTCTTATACCTACCGCGCCCAGGCCCACGACCCGGACGGGGACCCGGTGCGCTTCGGCCTCTCGGGCGCCCCGGAGGGGATGAGCATCGACCCGGTCACCGGAGTCGTCCGCTGGAAGGTGCCCCCCGATTTTACCGGGACCGCGACCTTCACCATCACCGCCTCCGATGGCGCGGGCGGGGCCGCGGAGATGCCCATGAGCCTTCGCATCCCCGATGACGAAGGGGAAGCAGAGGCCAAGCCCGCCCCCGCTTCCTGAGGGCGCGCGCCCCCATCGGGCGACTCCTTGAGCTTTCCCTCCCCCAGGGTGTATCCTTAGTGAACCGCGCCGGAGGGCTGGAGGGAGGTCGGTGCCCGTGCCTCAGATACTCTACCTGGTTGCGGGCCTCATCGTGGGCTTCACCCTTTCGTGGGTGTTCCTCAAGGCCCGCGCCGAAAGGAGCTTCGCCCGGAGGCTCGCAGCCACGGAGGACGGCCTCCGGGACGCCCTGGGCGCGGCCTCGGCTGCCTCGGCGCGCGAGGAAGAGCTCCGGCGGCAGGCCGAGCGGGACGCCGGGGAGCTCAGGAGCCTGAGGGACGCACTGGACCAGGAAAGGCTCCTCAAAACCAGGGCCGAGACCGAGCTTAAAGCCTCTCTTTCGAACCTCGCCGAGCAGAAGAGCCTTCTTGAGAACATGAAGGCCGAGATGTCCGACACCTTCCGTGCCCTTTCCTCCGCGGCCCTGAAAAGCAGCAACGAGGACTTCCTCCGCCTGGCCTCGGAGCGGCTGGGGAAAGTGGTGGAGGACACCAGGGGCCGCCTGGGGGAGCACCGGGAGGCCATGGAGGGGCTGGTCAAGCCCCTCTCCGAGACCCTGAGGCGCTACGAGGAGCAGCTCCATTCCCTGGAGAAGAAACGCACCCGCGACTACGTGAGCCTCGACGAGCAGATAAAGATGCTGACCACCACCCACAGGGACCTCCAGAAGGAGACCGGAAACCTGGTGACGGCCCTCAGGAAGCCCCACATCAGGGGGCGGTGGGGGGAGGTCACCCTGAGAAACGTGGTGGAGCTGACGGGCATGTCGGCGCACTGCGACTTCCGGGAGCAGGTCTCCGTGGCCTCCGCCGACGGGCGGCTCCGCCCCGACATGGTCATCCGCCTGCCGGGGGAACACGAGCTGGTGGTGGACTCCAAGGTGAGCCTGGAGGCCCTCCTGGAGGCCTCCTCGGCCGAGACCGAGGAGCTCAGGCGCACGGCCCTCAAGCGCCATGCCTCCCACGTCAAGGAGCACGTGGCCCGGCTGAGCTCCAAGGGCTACTGGACCCAGTTCGAGCGCTCCCCGGAGCTGGTGATACTCTTCATGGGAGAGGCCGCTCTGGCCGCGGCCCTGGAGAACGACAGCACCCTCCTGGAGGAGAGCATGGAAAAGAGGGTCCTCATCGCCACCCCCACCACGCTCTTCGCCCTCCTGACCGCCGTGGCATCGAGCTGGCGGCAGCAGGAGGTCGCCCGCAACGCCGAGACCATAGCCGCCCTGGGCAAGGAGCTCTACGGCCGCATCAGCGTATGGGCCGGGCACCTCAGTAAAGTCGGGGTCGCCCTGGGCAGGCTGACCGACGCGTACAACCAAGCGGTGGGCTCCATGGAATCCAGGGTCCTGCCCTCGGCCCGCCGGTTCCGCGACCTGGGGGCCACCGCGGCCGAAGAGATAGAAGAGGTGAAGAAGGTTGAGCAGTCCCCGAGAAACCTCAACCTCATCGACTGATGCCCCCCGCGCCGGGGCCGCTATGAAAGAGAGCCTGGGAGAGACTCTCAGGGCGCGCCTTCCCGATTACGAGCCCCGCACGGGCCAGGAGCGGATGGCCGAGGCCGTGGAGCGGGTGCTCCGGGAGGGGGGAAGCCTCCTGGTGGAGGCGGGCACGGGAACCGGCAAGAGCCTGGCCTACCTTGTTCCCCTGGCCGCGCACCTGGCTTCCCGGGGCGGGCGCGCCGTGGTGAGCACCTACACCAAGGCCCTCCAGAGGCAGCTCGTGCAAAAGGAGCTCCCCTTCCTGGCGGAGCACGTCTTCCCGGGCCTGCGCTTCGCCCTCTGCGTGGGGAGCGAAAACTACCTCTGCCTGAGGAGGCTCGAGCAGGCCCGCATGCACGGGCTCTTCGAGAACGCGCCGCCGGAGGCCCTGGAGCGCCTCCTTGCCTGGGCCGCGGAGACGGACACGGGGCGGCGGGAGGGCACGGGGGGGCAGCTCTGGCAGACGGTCTCACGCCAGAGCGACCTGTGCTGGGGCTCCCACTGCCGCCACCGGCGGGCGTGCTTCTACTTCAAGGGCAGGGAGGAGCAGGCCCGGAGCCGCATACTGGTGCTCAACCATCACCTGTACTTCGCCAACCTGGCCTCCGGGATGCGGGCGCTGCCGGAGTTCGAGGCCGCCGTCTTCGACGAGGCCCACGAACTGGAGGACGTGGCCTCCAGCTACCTGAGCACCGAGGTAACGAACTTCAAGGTCCTCCACGTTTTAAACGGCGTCCTGGGCCCCGAGGGCAAGGGGCTCCTGGCCCGCCTGAAATGGCTGGCCCCCCGGGAGTTCACCCGGCTTGGCCGCCTCGCGGAGCAGGCCCGGCGGGCAAGCGCAGACCTTTTCTCGGAGCTGGGCGGCCGCCTCCCTGCGCAGCCCGTCCGCCTGAGGAAGACGCGCTTCGTCCCGGACACGCTCTCCGAGCCCCTGCTCACCCTGGCCCAGGCCCTGGGGGGCCTGGGCGGCAAGGCGGGCGACGATGAGGACGGCAGGCGGGAGCTGGAGGCCGCGGCGCTGAGGCTGACCGGGACGGCCCGGGCCCTCCGGGCGGTCCTCGAGCAGGAGCTTGCGGGGCACGTCTACTGGGCGGAGCGCTCCCGGCAGGTGCTCAGGCTCGCGGCCACCCCGGTGGACGTGGCCGGGATGAACGTTTTCGAGGACCTCGGAAGCGCCGTCTTCACGTCGGCCACGATGACCTCCGGCGGGAGCTTCGCCTTCGTCCGGGAGCGCCTGGGGCTTCAGCGGGCTGAGGAGCTTCTTGTGCCGTCTCATTTCAAGTACCGGGAGCAGGCTCTCATTTATATCGCCCGGGACCTTCCGCCCCCGGGAAGCGAGGGGTACGAAGAGGGCGCCCTCGGGCGCATCGAGGACATCCTCCTGAGGGCGGAGGGGGGCACGCTGGTGCTTTTTACAAGCCACGGGATGCTCCGGCGGGCCGCCCGGGCCCTCTCGGAAAAGGGCATCCCCGTCCTCACGCAGGGGGATGCGGACAGTTATGCCCTGGTGGAGGAGTTCAAGCGCCTGGGGCGGGCCGTCCTCCTGGGCACCTACACCTTCTGGCAGGGCGTCGACGTCCCCGGGGAAGCCCTGAGCACGGTGGTCATCACCAAGCTGCCCTTCGCCGTGCCGGACGAGCCGGTGGCCGAGGCCCGCATGGAAGCGCTCAGAGGCAGGGGGCAAGACCCCTTCATGCACTACCAGGTGCCCCGGGCCGCCATCATGCTCAAGCAGGGGTTCGGCCGCCTCATACGGAGGTCCAC is drawn from Nitrospirota bacterium and contains these coding sequences:
- a CDS encoding pilus assembly protein PilX, with the translated sequence DPSDTNSYDLSFDLGDYQVTSKIVNTVEGNSGPGGYNLDKGGVVTANSGEVPVAHVPYLYAMEIDATNTKNPAEKACLSVLLKY
- a CDS encoding Ig-like domain-containing protein; the encoded protein is MKRFLAPLALLLLLAVACSEQVPPKKGGQGPPPSPAKAFHESAAGSSGAYGLALEPAEASRGTVLRLSAKGFDLGEASLRWLVDGAPVSAPEGPEFDTALMDVSRGSAVQAEATVGEDTVLSNQVSLLNAKPRLTHVKILPEVFTPGEDVHVEAQAEDPDGDMVDIEYEWTKNGAWAGRGEALSQPLKRGDAFSVRVIPFDGQQYGAPVVLTRKVQNMPPMLSEHKDFHFDGISYTYRAQAHDPDGDPVRFGLSGAPEGMSIDPVTGVVRWKVPPDFTGTATFTITASDGAGGAAEMPMSLRIPDDEGEAEAKPAPAS
- the rmuC gene encoding DNA recombination protein RmuC, whose amino-acid sequence is MPQILYLVAGLIVGFTLSWVFLKARAERSFARRLAATEDGLRDALGAASAASAREEELRRQAERDAGELRSLRDALDQERLLKTRAETELKASLSNLAEQKSLLENMKAEMSDTFRALSSAALKSSNEDFLRLASERLGKVVEDTRGRLGEHREAMEGLVKPLSETLRRYEEQLHSLEKKRTRDYVSLDEQIKMLTTTHRDLQKETGNLVTALRKPHIRGRWGEVTLRNVVELTGMSAHCDFREQVSVASADGRLRPDMVIRLPGEHELVVDSKVSLEALLEASSAETEELRRTALKRHASHVKEHVARLSSKGYWTQFERSPELVILFMGEAALAAALENDSTLLEESMEKRVLIATPTTLFALLTAVASSWRQQEVARNAETIAALGKELYGRISVWAGHLSKVGVALGRLTDAYNQAVGSMESRVLPSARRFRDLGATAAEEIEEVKKVEQSPRNLNLID
- a CDS encoding ATP-dependent DNA helicase, whose amino-acid sequence is MKESLGETLRARLPDYEPRTGQERMAEAVERVLREGGSLLVEAGTGTGKSLAYLVPLAAHLASRGGRAVVSTYTKALQRQLVQKELPFLAEHVFPGLRFALCVGSENYLCLRRLEQARMHGLFENAPPEALERLLAWAAETDTGRREGTGGQLWQTVSRQSDLCWGSHCRHRRACFYFKGREEQARSRILVLNHHLYFANLASGMRALPEFEAAVFDEAHELEDVASSYLSTEVTNFKVLHVLNGVLGPEGKGLLARLKWLAPREFTRLGRLAEQARRASADLFSELGGRLPAQPVRLRKTRFVPDTLSEPLLTLAQALGGLGGKAGDDEDGRRELEAAALRLTGTARALRAVLEQELAGHVYWAERSRQVLRLAATPVDVAGMNVFEDLGSAVFTSATMTSGGSFAFVRERLGLQRAEELLVPSHFKYREQALIYIARDLPPPGSEGYEEGALGRIEDILLRAEGGTLVLFTSHGMLRRAARALSEKGIPVLTQGDADSYALVEEFKRLGRAVLLGTYTFWQGVDVPGEALSTVVITKLPFAVPDEPVAEARMEALRGRGQDPFMHYQVPRAAIMLKQGFGRLIRRSTDRGTVAILDSRILSRAYGKEFLRSLPRCSTTVELAAVEEWAVRWKGENNGQKGTDQAGAGFSARPRHTDRQQFQGLRAVEDEKDRGRGRLGPEDGPEGHSHTP